A window from Thermovirga sp. encodes these proteins:
- a CDS encoding ROK family protein: VARIWDHALDVLARLVASVVHVLDPQAVILGGGLSRNPGLVETLRPLILRYTAPPFRDTLDIRLATLGDAAALLGAVLGSRAQR; this comes from the coding sequence ACGTAGCCAGGATATGGGACCACGCCCTCGATGTCCTGGCCCGGCTTGTGGCATCAGTGGTCCACGTCCTCGACCCCCAGGCCGTCATCCTTGGCGGGGGCCTCAGCCGAAACCCCGGCCTCGTGGAGACCCTCCGGCCTCTGATCCTGCGCTACACCGCCCCACCCTTCAGGGACACCCTCGACATCCGCCTCGCGACTCTGGGCGACGCCGCCGCCCTCCTCGGCGCCGTCTTGGGGTCCAGAGCTCAAAGGTGA